One part of the Solanum dulcamara chromosome 3, daSolDulc1.2, whole genome shotgun sequence genome encodes these proteins:
- the LOC129882511 gene encoding uncharacterized protein LOC129882511, protein MDTDVGADGNKEESFSQYSIVKKLKGCDQSPRAEFDKWLPQFPTKPSDPLGPITPDSTREGGDHVDGCCSPVWSSLHRTCYFNSQHFGDLVYTKGLGFDPFAPGPDEPMLAPQCKKYFTDSRAKVTRQLNFEETLNFSEHVDHSDNVGTVSEDEMLFELLYNSLLEVVTSKQKEDLYSKASTPLSDSDGYKTPTSASHLSGVSDTCPGAPMKPASHYKRIDKGLCKKLIF, encoded by the coding sequence ATGGACACTGATGTTGGTGCTGATGGAAATAAGGAAGAAAGTTTTTCTCAGTACTCCATTGTTAAGAAATTGAAGGGATGTGATCAGTCTCCAAGAGCAGAATTTGATAAGTGGTTACCTCAATTTCCAACAAAACCATCTGATCCTCTAGGTCCAATCACTCCTGATTCCACCCGAGAAGGTGGCGACCACGTAGATGGGTGTTGTTCACCAGTTTGGTCTTCTCTTCACAGGACTTGTTACTTTAATTCTCAACATTTTGGTGACCTGGTTTATACAAAGGGCTTGGGGTTTGATCCATTTGCTCCTGGACCAGATGAACCAATGCTTGCCCCacaatgtaaaaaatattttacagaTTCACGAGCCAAAGTGACACGTCAGCTTAACTTTGAGGAGACTTTGAATTTCAGTGAACATGTTGATCACTCAGACAATGTGGGAACGGTTTCTGAGGATGAGATGTTATTTGAATTGTTGTACAATTCTCTCCTAGAAGTTGTTACCTCAAAACAGAAAGAGGATCTTTATTCGAAAGCCTCAACTCCACTTTCAGATTCTGATGGATACAAGACACCTACCTCTGCATCTCATCTTAGTGGAGTTTCTGATACTTGCCCTGGTGCTCCAATGAAGCCTGCAAGTCATTATAAAAGAATTGACAAAGGATTATGCAAAAAGCTTATATTTTGA
- the LOC129881603 gene encoding uncharacterized protein LOC129881603: MDVESKQDNKSPGMAPPNYRSSKKKRARNCCFICLAVLLLLGLLFLILGLTVFKAKKPVMTVNDVSLGNLGVSFDIARLQVHLNVTLNAHLSVKNPNRVGFKYDSTSAILQYKGQVVGDAPVPSGKIGSGETRPMNISLTVMADRLLSDSSLYSDVMSGALPLTTYVKLSGVVHVLFKIQVKSSSTCDLFIDVLNRKLVNQTCHYKTKL, encoded by the coding sequence ATGGACGTGGAATCAAAACAAGACAACAAATCCCCTGGTATGGCTCCTCCAAATTACAGATCCTCCAAGAAGAAAAGAGCAAGAAATTGCTGCTTCATCTGCCTGGCTGTCCTTCTCCTTCTAGGGCTTCTCTTCCTCATCTTGGGCTTAACTGTTTTCAAAGCCAAAAAGCCTGTCATGACCGTAAACGACGTTTCCCTAGGGAATTTGGGCGTCTCTTTTGACATCGCCCGACTCCAAGTTCACCTCAACGTTACCCTTAACGCCCATCTCTCTGTCAAAAATCCTAATCGGGTCGGGTTCAAATACGACTCCACCTCTGCTATCCTCCAGTACAAGGGACAAGTTGTCGGAGATGCCCCTGTTCCGTCCGGCAAAATTGGCTCCGGTGAGACGCGTCCAATGAATATCTCCCTCACCGTGATGGCCGATCGATTGCTTTCAGACTCCAGCTTATATTCCGATGTCATGTCCGGTGCGTTACCCCTCACTACTTACGTCAAATTGTCTGGGGTCGTCCATGTTCTATTCAAGATTCAAGTCAAGTCTTCCTCTACCTGCGATTTGTTCATCGATGTTCTTAACAGGAAGCTTGTCAACCAGACTTGTCATTATAAGACAAAGCTATGA
- the LOC129883532 gene encoding uncharacterized protein LOC129883532 codes for MDGQSEHTIKVLEDMLQACVMDFGGKWDQFFPLVEFAYNNSYYSSNHMAPFEALYGRHCHSPDRLRIAQSRDQSYTDHRRQSLRFVVGDIVFLYVSLIKRIMRFGRRFKLSLRYIGPFKILRTVGEVAYELALPPAFLAIYPIFHILMLRWYIIDESHVLQYDAIDLDDYLSYIEEPVAILARDVRQLHSRAIPIVKVHWRHRPMEESTWETKCEMRAWFSGLFEPSGLWESEKVVTIYLYASVPFGFMGAR; via the exons ATGGATGGTCAATCGGAGCACACAATAAAGGTTCTCGAGGATATGTTACAGGCTTGTGTAATGGATTTTGGAGGTAAGTGGGATCAGTTCTTTCCCTTggtagagtttgcgtacaacaacagctactACTCCAGTAATCATATGGCCCCGTTTGAGGCcctatatggtaggcattgtcacTCTCCA gataggctcaggaTAGCTCAGAGTAGAGATCAAAGCTATACAGATCATAGGCGTCAGTCGTTGCGATTTGTCGTTGGTGATATAGTATTCCTCTATGTATCGCTTATAAAGCGCAtcatgagatttgggaggcgaTTCAAGCTTAGCCTCAGGTATATTGGTCCTTTTAAGATATTGAGAacagttggtgaggttgcatatgagttagccttGCCGCCAGCCTTTTTAGCTATTTATCCAATTTTCCATATTTTGATGTTACGCTGGTATATTatagatgagtcccatgtgcttcagtatgacgCGATTGACTTAGATGATTATTTGAGTtatattgaggagccagttgctattttggCCAGAGATGTCAGACAGTTGCATTCCAGAGCCATTCCTATagttaaggtccattggaggcATCGTCCAATGGAGGAGTCTACTTGGGAGACCAAGTGTGAGATGCGGGCATGGTTCTctggcttatttgagccttcag gcttatgggagtccgagAAGGTGGTTACTATTTACTTATACGCGAGCGTACCcttcgggtttatgggagctcgatag